The segment ATCCATTCTCCTAATTTCTCAACAACTATCCCATGCTGTTCATACAAACCACCCTTACCACCGAATAACTTAGCGGTTTCTCCGTCTGGGAAAGTAACTCTGAAATCACCTTGCCATTTAACCACCTTCTTATTCAGCTCTATTTTGTCCTCTGACGCGTTTTTCTGTTCGGAGGTATATTTACCCTCGGACATATTTTCTCGTTGAATTTCGTCAGAATTTGGGCGATTTTGAGCATTTCCGCTAATAGCTCCACGTTGAGCTAGAAATTCCTGCTCCATTCGGTCCTGCTCTTCTTGCCATTTTCTTGCGTCATTGACAAGTTCTTCATGGACTGCTAGTGCAGATACCCCTGAATTGAGCATATCGGCATACTTCTTCGGATCTAGTCCCTTGCTTTCTGCAATAGCAGTCATCTCTTCGATCCGTTTTGCCAGTTGTTGCTTGCGCCTAACTTCTTCACGAGTCTTATCAGCCAAGGCTTTATCATCAGCGATTGCCTGCAAGATGTCAGCCAAGCTTGCTCCTTGTTCAAAATTACGTACGTAAGGGGCTGGACCAAAGTCTGCTTTGGCGGCTGCTTCAGTAATTTTGATTAGTGCTGACTCATATTCTTTCTTCTTGGCCACTTCTTCCTCTACCAAGCTGGCAACCATATTGACTGTGGCTTTATTGGGACGAACATTGTCAGCCATAAAGCATGTCTTCTTAGAAAACTCATCAAAATACTTGCTGAACAAACGGATGTCAACGTCTTTTCCCGTGCTTGCAATAGCTTTCTGGAATAGTCCCTCAATGGTTTTGGCGCGTTTAAGTCGTTCCTGTTCTTCAAACGCCTTCACACCTTCGTCAATCGACTTGCCGATTTTGACAATTGGTTCCAACAAGCCGTCCACCCAAGCCTTGACTTCGTCGATGGGCTTGTTGTAATCTGCCAGTTTCTCCTTAACAGCTGACTTGACCTTCTTCTGCAGGTTGTTTAACTCAGCTCGGACCTTGGCATCGTCTTCAAACGTTTCTGCCGTGACAGTGTAGTTCTTGTATTTTTCAACGTATCCAGTAAGTGCCTGCTCCAACAAATCCTTGCCCACGATAGTGATTTGGGCTGGTGTGAATTCAAAGTCAAAATCTAATACTGTCGCAGTCGGAACTGGCGCCATACTTTCCAGATTGTCAAATAGAGATAGTTCTTCAGACATTAGAACGGTTCCTCCTCATCTAAGATTTCGCCCGTTTCGGCATCGATGACCTGCTTGGTTGTTTCCATTTTGGAAATATCCACTCCTGCTTCTTCAACAGTTTCCGCTTCGGAAATAGTTGCATCTTCTGCAGGTTCTTCAGCGACAATCTTGCCGGTCATCTTATCCAGGATATCCTGCCCAGCTGATTGAACCGGCTCTGCTTCTTTGATTTGACGATTGTCATCGAATTCATTTTCAGTTGTCCGGTTAACAGCTTCAATCAAGATATCACTATCGTCCGACGTATTGAAGAATTGTTTGGCTGCACGATTGATAACAGTACGTTTTGCCATTTCTTGAGGGAAGGCATTTTGGACAGATTTATTTTTCGACTGTTGCCAGCTGCGATCAATCTCTTTCTTGGTCATGACTGTCAAAATTCGCTCACCATCCACTTTTTCAATGATGCAGTAAGCACCGATAATTGCGTTATCTTGGTTGGTCCAATCTGTTTCGTGGCTTTCAAGAACCTTGCGCCCATTGTCATTGCGAATTTTAAGCACATCCCCTTCAAAGACCACCTCTGCCCAAATATCTTTCACGTTGGACAGTTGTTTGACAACCTTCATAGTCCCAAAGTAGGACCGTGTCATTTTTAATGTACTCTCATATGGAATGAAGTAACATTGGGTCTTTGCTGGACTTAACCCTTGAACAACCATGTCAAGCAAGGCATTGGCAATACTTTCTTTTGAACACTTTTCAAGCAAGTTCCCACTTGGGCTGTTGGTTATGGCAAAAAATGCTGACTTCAAAGCATTTGCCGGTGCGTAGTTTGGTGCTACTACCAAGCCTTCGTTCTGCATCTGCGACACTTTCGCATTCACGGCATCTGTAATATCTTTTTGAATAACTGCAAGATTACTCATTTCTTTCTCCTCTTCGTCTTTTTCAAATTCCAATATTCACGCTCTAAGCGTTTATTTTCTCGTTTCAGGGCAAGTATCAAGTCCTGTTGTTCGTTGATAATCTCGCCCAGCTCTCGGCCCAGGTGGAAATAATCACACCTCAGCCGTCGGATTGTATCTAGTAATTCCTCTGTCATTATGCATCCCCTACATAAATCCATTGACCGCCTCTGAACACCCATTCATCAGGATCATGCACCTGTCTCGGTTCCTCAGGTTGTAGATAGTCACGGTCATAGTCAAACCATGGGTAAGTACCGTCCATGTCGCACCTCCTAGGCCACATACTTTCTACCTAGCTCTCTGACAAGGCGGATATCCCCTGCTTTATCAGCTAGACCTGTATCCAGCAGCTTTTCCTTCTCTCCTGCCGTGGCACGTTGCCAGACAAGATTTTCACGCTCTCTCAATTTCATAGCGACCTCCTAAACAACCTGACACTTATTAGTCTTCTTCCAAAATATCAGAAAGCATTTTTTCAAAAAACGTTCCAACTGTATCATCAGCATCTTTGACTGGTTCAGCTGGCTCTTGCCCGTCCAAAGTTGTCAAGGTATATTCTGCCTGCACCTTTATTAGTTCAGCATCGAACATCTTTGTCATTGCTAAGTATTGCTCATTATCCTCACCATAAAAGTACTTTTCCGGGATTGTCAAAGCCTCGTTAATAGCACTAACCCAATCTGCCGAATATGCCAAAACCCGTGGATTGTTTTCGAACCCAGCTAAGTAGTCCCCTTCTTTATCTCGCAATACGATAAATGTGTTATTTTGTTTCATGATTTTCCTCCTGTGGATAACTCTTGTGAAATCCCTATATATATTATTTATAATAACGATTAGTTTGTTTTTAAGTTAGTTAGAGGCTTTAGCCTCTTATTGTTTATTAGTGGGCGATAGCCCCTAGATTATTATTAAGTTAGTTATTATTTTTATTTAGTTATTATTAGTGTCGGGTTTTTCAACTTTTGAACTATTCAACTTCCGTAAAGTTCAACTTTTGAACTATTCAACTTCCGTAAAGTCAGTAAGTTGTAAAAATCACTCTGGCGATTCACTTGTGGATAACTCGTCATCGACCTTTTCTTTCCAATACTCCCAATAGCTATCTGTGATAGGGATGTCGGAAACTAAAGGAAGATTCTGAACACCTTTTCTACGACCAAGACTTTTTTGATATATCCGGATATACCCTGCATCTTTTAATTCATCATATGCTGTTCTATGGGCATCACGCCCATTCTTCGAACGTTTAGAAAGTTCATCGATGTAAGGTTTCCAGGTGTCTTTGTTTGACATCAACACAAATAATAACCCTTTAGCTTGTAAACTAAGTTCGCTGTTTTGAGCAGAATGATTATTCAACTGCGTATAGTTTTTATGGATATTCCTGACAAGGTGCTGCATAAGCCATAACCATTCCTCCTAAACTTCAACAATTCCTCGCCGAAGCGTGTTATCAATCGCTGTCATGTTCGTCATATTCTAAAATCCTTTCTACATCTTCAAGATGTTCGATATCGCCAGTTCGAAGAAAACGGTCATATGATTGAGCAATTAATTCCAATCTAACCAGACTTGTCATCTTTCTAAAATCCTCCTCAACCGTTCATTTTCATCCCTTAATCGCTGATTTTCAATACGGTATTCGTTCCGTTGTTCAGCGATTTCACGGACCATATCATGCAATAATTGATTTTCCTGCTCTAGCGTGTAAAGCGGACGTGGGATAGCAGGTTTTTCTTGTTTTAAAAAATTAACCAACCATTTCTGCATATCTTTTCCACTCCTTATCCACCTGCTGAGCGTCTCTCTTTAGCCCGTTACGAGCTTTTTCAATGTCGCAGGTACTCTGATACCCCATGCCCGCTTTAAAGCCGTACAGGTAATCTCTGCGCCGAATTTCTTCAAATTCTTCACGCATTCGCTTTTTCTCAATCTTCCGCTGTTCCACAACACCTACTGTCAATATTGGCACTGCGAACAGCCCAAATGTTAAAATTGCTTCTGTCATAAATTATTTCCTCGTTTCAGACCTTGTCCAGATTGGTCTTTTAGTCTTTTTCGCTAAGCCAAATTTTAATAGCTCTTTTCTTCCATTTTGTTCCCTCTTGTTCTTTAGGGAAATTCGGTAATTTTCTGTATTTATCAAAGACGGTCCCGTCTACCTTTAGAAATCTGATGCAATCCTTTCGGTTCATCATTTCTGGGAAACCATCGTCGTTGTCCTTTTCTAGTAAAATCTCGTTTACAACGTCTCTTATTATCGATTTTATCCATTCGGACAAGTCAACAAATATCTTGTCCATAATAGGCCTCCTATGTTATAATTTAAGTAAGTAATTTTGGTAATCCACTGTTCCCGCAGTGGTTTTTTGTGTAGTAAATTTGATATAATTAAAATAAAAATGAGGTTGCCATGATAAATATAGATACTCAAATTCTACATTCCAGATAGCATTGATGATGCTATTACTGCACTAACGCTTATGTCCCTCGCTCACAATCTCCTTGACAACTGCACAAATACTATGAGACTGGATTAGTAGCTTATAAAATTCTGCAGTTACTTCTGCCAATCTAATCGCTTCATCATCAATTGGGCTATTATAGCCTTCTAGATGATGAAGTTTTTTTGTCAGCTGATCAGATAGGTGCTCAGTTTGGGCAAGGATTGATTTCTGAAGAGTTACAACCGAACTCATTAAATCCGTTTTATATGTTGTTGGAAATCCTTTCTCTTCCATAGGCTCTCCTTTCTAGTTTGGTTGGTCCTCCTGTGCTACAATAAAACTGAAAGGAGGTGACTTTATGAATTCAAAGCAAATTCAAATAAACTTTGATGGTGACTTTAGACAGGTTGTATTGAAATTAGCAAATACATACCAACCTAAAGAAGTTCCGGAAGATTTTAAAGCAAATAACTTGTCTGAGTTTATCCAAGTTATGTCTGCAGCAATGGCTAACGATTTTTCTTCTCAACTTCAACCGTTGCTTGCTCAGAAACTTCATGAGGTAATTCAGAAACAGTTGCCTTAATAACCTTTCCTGCTAGCCTTGTAACAATTTCAAGGTTAGCTTTTTTATCTTCTTCCATCCCCTTCTCCTTTCTACGCAGTAAACACCGCATTACCTTGTTTGTCCAAGTAGCCAACTACTGTATGGCTATTTGCGTAACCACATCGTGGGTTAACTCTAGGAAACCGCATCACTTCTTTTAAGATGAGCGTTCTTTTTTCGTTACAGTCGTAGACTGTTAGAAAACCTTTCTCTTTCAGAGAATTTGTTGTTTTATTGCGTTTTCTTATGAGTTCAATTCCTGGCATCTTTGTCTTCCTTTCTGTTTGTTAGTTGGGTAGTTTCAGAAAATCCGAAACGTCATCCAAAAAAATATCGTCAACGCTGACATCTAGTGCTTTTGCTAAAGCTACCAAATTTTCGTAACTTGCTTTCCTCAAACTAGAAATATTGTTTTCGTAATTCTGAATAGTTCTAGCAGTTATGCCTGTTTCAGCTGACAACTCTTCTTGAGTTAAGTTTCTAAACCGACGTAAAGCTCTTAGTGAGTTAGCCATTCATTTCTCCTTTCTTGATTTGTAAGTCTATTATACACTTCAGTTTTTCCGAAGTCAAGAATTTTATTTCATTTTTTCAGAAATATTTTTCGCTTTTTGTTTTACTCATTTCGGATAAAGTGATATTATATAGTAAAGAAACACGAAAGGAATTTCGCGACATGGCAGAAGAAAAAAATTATTTTGCTTCTAACTTAAAATTACTGAGGCAGAAATATGGAATGGAGCAGATAGATTTAGCAAATCGTCTAGGAAGAAAGAGTTCTTCTTCCGTTAGCGAATGGGAACGCGGGAAATACACCCCAAAAGCTGGTGTCTTAAATGACATTGCAAGGATTTTCGATGTCTCTCTATCACAGTTGATGTCGTCTGATTTATCGCATCCAGCTCCCTCCCCTCACCCCACTCCCACAATCGACCTCTCAAATCTCCGCGAGCGTGTGGTCTTATTCGACGGCAAACCACTCTCGGATGAAGATGTAGAGAAAATCACCAAGATCATTGAGCTATCCTTGGAGGTTAGTGCTAGTGAAGATAGATGAACTTTTAGAAGAATACAAAGTTAAATTATTTGTTTATCCAGACGATATGTGGGATAGACCTGGACTTTATTTTCCAGATTTACGAACTATCTACATATCTGCTGCACTCACTAAAGCTGAGCGAGAACGAGTAATATTGCATGAGCTTGGACACATTAATCACAATCCTGTCAACTACTCTCGATGCTTACTGCAGTATGAGAATCAAGCTGACAGATTTATGGTTAGAGAACTGCTCAAGGAATATCTTAGTAAGTACGACCCGAATGATTTTAACTGGTTGTACTTTGCAAAAACTAACAAAATCGCAACCAGCTGGGGCGAGCGAATGATACAAGAAGAATTTTATAAATTGGTTAGTTAATTGAAAGGAGTACATTATGGGATTATTAAATTTTTCATTTGGAAAAAAGAAAAAAACTTATACTCAGAATAAGAGCGAATATCCGGTCAATTCCAATCAAAGCACTTTAGAAATAAAACCATTTTATAACGCAAAACTTGAATGCGGACTTACTCCAGGGCAACTTATTCTAATTGACTGGACAAACAAAACAGGAAGAAGTGAAAATTTTCCAGGATACTTCAAATACACTTTTGGGATTGACGCTAAAAGAGAACAGGAGAAGTTATTAAACAACGGATATTTTGAATTTTTTAAAACTTTGAAACCTTTAAAAGTCCCTGAATTAAAATCTATTCTTATAGCGCATCAACTTCCCGCCACAGGAAAAAAAGAAAATCTTTCGAGGCGGATAACAGAAAATATTGATTTAAATTCTCTTGAAATTCCTGTATCTTATATCTTGACCGACAAGTCAAAAGATATATTAAACAAAAATGACGGATACGTCAGATCTTATCATGATAAATATTTCGATATGGAGAGTTACCATGCATATAAAAATGAACTAGCTTTTAATGGCGGATATGGTGATATTAAATGGGCATATCTTAACGATGAATCTATTAAAAATACTTTAGCAGGAGACTATGGCTTACTTAGAAATACTAAATTTGCTCAGTATCACCAATTATTTGATGAAAACAAAATAGTAGATTCATTTTCTTTTATTATTGAAGTCTTTTTAATGGATGTATCGGGCTTAGATAATGGGTATAATTATGATAGAAAACCGTATTATGACAATATTTTTGTCAATACAAATATATTAAATAAGATACAAGTTATTGGAGATCAGTTAGATCAAGATGATTTTGAATTCGCATTTGATCGTGCTTGTTGGATTATATCTAATTTGCCTGCCAATCACTTTCTAACAAATGATGACTATTCATTTTTAAAAGAAAACATTCTATCAGCAACAACTGAGAAAATAGAAAAGTATTTCGAAAAATATTCTAAATTTAAACGAAGATTAGAGTAAAAAAATCCCACACTCTCCGAACCATCGGCGAGGTTGTGGATATTTATAGGGGATAGGAGGAAACATGGAACAAGATGAATATCTAAATTCTAGACTTGATAATCAAATTTCATGGTACGATAAGAAAAGTCAACACCATCAAAAATGGTATAAATGTTTGAAATGGACGGAAGTGTTCCTTGGATTCTTAGTTCCGATTGTAACCACTTCTAAACTCCCTTGTTATGGATTGATATCAGCTATTTGTGCAGGCGGGATGTTGCTTTGTGAAAGTTTTATTTCTATCTCGAAACACCGAGATAATTGGATTGACTATCGTCGTACGACAGAATTATTAAAACATGAAAAGTATATGTTTTTAACGAAGACTGGAGTATATAAAAATGAAAATGATAGCTTTGCATTACTTGTAGAGCGTTGCGAGACTATCATTTCTAGCGAAAATATAAACTGGGCTAATTTACAAACCGATACCATTCAAAGAAAGGATACCTGATGGCTAAGCATAAATGTTTTATTTCATTTAAATCCCAAAATATGGATTACAAAACATATATACAGAATGAACTGGATGTAGACATGATCGAT is part of the Streptococcus suis genome and harbors:
- a CDS encoding DUF1351 domain-containing protein; the encoded protein is MSEELSLFDNLESMAPVPTATVLDFDFEFTPAQITIVGKDLLEQALTGYVEKYKNYTVTAETFEDDAKVRAELNNLQKKVKSAVKEKLADYNKPIDEVKAWVDGLLEPIVKIGKSIDEGVKAFEEQERLKRAKTIEGLFQKAIASTGKDVDIRLFSKYFDEFSKKTCFMADNVRPNKATVNMVASLVEEEVAKKKEYESALIKITEAAAKADFGPAPYVRNFEQGASLADILQAIADDKALADKTREEVRRKQQLAKRIEEMTAIAESKGLDPKKYADMLNSGVSALAVHEELVNDARKWQEEQDRMEQEFLAQRGAISGNAQNRPNSDEIQRENMSEGKYTSEQKNASEDKIELNKKVVKWQGDFRVTFPDGETAKLFGGKGGLYEQHGIVVEKLGEWMKL
- a CDS encoding recombinase RecT; translated protein: MSNLAVIQKDITDAVNAKVSQMQNEGLVVAPNYAPANALKSAFFAITNSPSGNLLEKCSKESIANALLDMVVQGLSPAKTQCYFIPYESTLKMTRSYFGTMKVVKQLSNVKDIWAEVVFEGDVLKIRNDNGRKVLESHETDWTNQDNAIIGAYCIIEKVDGERILTVMTKKEIDRSWQQSKNKSVQNAFPQEMAKRTVINRAAKQFFNTSDDSDILIEAVNRTTENEFDDNRQIKEAEPVQSAGQDILDKMTGKIVAEEPAEDATISEAETVEEAGVDISKMETTKQVIDAETGEILDEEEPF
- a CDS encoding transcriptional regulator — its product is MQHLVRNIHKNYTQLNNHSAQNSELSLQAKGLLFVLMSNKDTWKPYIDELSKRSKNGRDAHRTAYDELKDAGYIRIYQKSLGRRKGVQNLPLVSDIPITDSYWEYWKEKVDDELSTSESPE
- a CDS encoding helix-turn-helix domain-containing protein, with the translated sequence MANSLRALRRFRNLTQEELSAETGITARTIQNYENNISSLRKASYENLVALAKALDVSVDDIFLDDVSDFLKLPN
- a CDS encoding helix-turn-helix domain-containing protein; amino-acid sequence: MAEEKNYFASNLKLLRQKYGMEQIDLANRLGRKSSSSVSEWERGKYTPKAGVLNDIARIFDVSLSQLMSSDLSHPAPSPHPTPTIDLSNLRERVVLFDGKPLSDEDVEKITKIIELSLEVSASEDR
- a CDS encoding ImmA/IrrE family metallo-endopeptidase; its protein translation is MKIDELLEEYKVKLFVYPDDMWDRPGLYFPDLRTIYISAALTKAERERVILHELGHINHNPVNYSRCLLQYENQADRFMVRELLKEYLSKYDPNDFNWLYFAKTNKIATSWGERMIQEEFYKLVS
- a CDS encoding SAP domain-containing protein, which translates into the protein MGLLNFSFGKKKKTYTQNKSEYPVNSNQSTLEIKPFYNAKLECGLTPGQLILIDWTNKTGRSENFPGYFKYTFGIDAKREQEKLLNNGYFEFFKTLKPLKVPELKSILIAHQLPATGKKENLSRRITENIDLNSLEIPVSYILTDKSKDILNKNDGYVRSYHDKYFDMESYHAYKNELAFNGGYGDIKWAYLNDESIKNTLAGDYGLLRNTKFAQYHQLFDENKIVDSFSFIIEVFLMDVSGLDNGYNYDRKPYYDNIFVNTNILNKIQVIGDQLDQDDFEFAFDRACWIISNLPANHFLTNDDYSFLKENILSATTEKIEKYFEKYSKFKRRLE
- a CDS encoding DUF4231 domain-containing protein, with translation MEQDEYLNSRLDNQISWYDKKSQHHQKWYKCLKWTEVFLGFLVPIVTTSKLPCYGLISAICAGGMLLCESFISISKHRDNWIDYRRTTELLKHEKYMFLTKTGVYKNENDSFALLVERCETIISSENINWANLQTDTIQRKDT